From Salvelinus sp. IW2-2015 linkage group LG33, ASM291031v2, whole genome shotgun sequence, one genomic window encodes:
- the LOC111957525 gene encoding ARF GTPase-activating protein GIT2 isoform X2, producing the protein MSKRLRNSEVCADCSVPEPRWASVNRGVLICDECCSVHRSLGRHSSQVRHLTHTPWAPTQLQMVQTLYNNGANSIWEHCLLDPMMSGKRKANPQDKVHPNKTEFIKAKYQMLAFVHRMPCRDDDSFTAKDLSKQLHSSVRTGNLETCLRLLSLGAQANFFDPEKGNTPLHVAAKAGQVSQAELLTVYGADPGAPDSNAKTPINYARQAGYHDLADRLVEIQYELTDRLAFYLCGRKPNHKNGQHFIVPQMADSSLDLSELAKAAKKKLQSLSNHLFEELAMDVFDEVDRRETDAVWLATQNHSTLVTETTVVPFLPVNPEYSSTRNQGRQKLARFNAHEFATLVIDILSDSKRRQLGNSTIRPKENVELILKSRSGGDGLDNDQPDYDSVASDEDTDKETLSGKDRTKSLDSDLSDGPVTVQEFLEVKNALSASEAKIQQLMKVNSNLSDELRLMQKKLHSLQSENTSLRRQGPTTHIYQVPISSGSEYTDPSSSSPSAMKRRQSARASRPMSMSIYETGSGLKPHLPKGDTPYPEEGVPTLQPFLPPHMGRGAFVASLSLPSFMSWSRDKSALRASKLDKQSSMPDSDYDNTTNDHEMKDSGRGRLRSSGWLGEGSSIPELDDLGAEPDSALPSTEDVIRKTEQITKNIQELLRAAQENKHDSFIPCSERIYVAVTEMAALFPKRPHSEMVRGPLRLLTSSSFRLQGECRKAAPPEEGPGPDLQLVTQQVIQCAYDIAKAAKQLVTITTKENSN; encoded by the exons ATGTCTAAACGATTAAGGAATAGTGAGGTTTGCGCGGATTGCAGTGTCCCAG AGCCTCGCTGGGCCTCTGTGAACAGGGGCGTGCTGATCTGCGACGAGTGCTGTAGTGTTCATCGGAGTCTGGGCAGACACAGCTCCCAAGTGCGTCACCTGACTCACACACCATGGGCTCCTACACAGCTACAA ATGGTTCAGACGTTATACAACAACGGTGCAAATTCGATATGGGAGCACTGTCTACTGGACCCGATGATGAGTGGTAAACGCAAGGCCAACCCTCAGGACAAAGTGCA CCCAAACAAGACAGAGTTCATAAAGGCCAAATACCAAATGCTGGCTTTTGTCCACCGGATGCCTTGTCGAGATGACGACAGCTTCACAGCCAAGGACTTAAGCAAG CAACTTCACTCCAGCGTCCGCACTGGTAACTTGGAGACATGTCTGAGGTTACTCTCTCTTGGAGCCCAGGCCAATTTCTTTGACCCA gaaaaaggAAATACGCCGCTGCATGTGGCTGCAAAGGCAGGGCAGGTGTCTCAGGCAGAGCTGCTGACCGTCTACGGGGCTGACCCCGGCGCCCCCGACTCCAACGCCAAGACCCCCATCAACTATGCAAG GCAAGCTGGCTACCATGACCTGGCTGATAGGCTGGTAGAGATCCAGTATGAACTTACTGACAGACTGGCTTTCTATCTCTGTGGGAGAAAGCCTA ATCATAAAAATGGCCAACACTTCATCGTCCCACAGATGGCCGACAG CAGTTTAGATTTATCAGAACTGGCAAAGGCGGCAAAGAAGAAACTCCAGTCT CTCAGTAATCATTTATTTGAGGAGCTGGCGATGGACGTGTTTGACGAAGTGGACCGAAGGGAGACCGATGCTG TATGGCTGGCGACACAGAACCACAGCACCCTGGTGACAGAGACCACAGTGGTGCCTTTCCTTCCTGTGAACCCAGAGTACTCATCCACACGAAACCAG GGACGGCAAAAGCTTGCGAGATTTAACGCACATGAATTTGCAACTCTTGTCATCGACATATTAAGCGACTCGAAACGTCGACAGCTGGGGAACTCTACGATACGTCCCAAAG AAAACGTTGAACTCATCCTAAAAAGCCGGAGTGGTGGCGATGGTCTGGACAACGACCAACCGGACTACGACAGCGTGGCCTCTGACGAGGACACGGATAAGGAGACACTCTCGGGCAAGGACCGGACCAAG AGTCTGGACTCGGACCTGTCAGACGGGCCTGTCACGGTGCAGGAGTTCCTGGAGGTGAAGAACGCCCTGTCGGCCTCGGAGGCCAAGATCCAGCAGCTGATGAAGGTCAACAGCAACCTGAGCGACGAGCTGCGGCTGATGCAGAAAAAG CTGCATTCTCTGCAAAGCGAGAACACGTCTCTCAGGCGGCAGGGCCCAACCACCCATATCTATCAGGTCCCCATCAGCAGCGGGTCAGAGTACACTGACCCTTCTTCCTCCAGTCCCTCGGCCATGAAGCGCCGGCAGTCGGCGCGGGCCAGCCGGCCCATGTCCATGTCTATTTATGAGACTGGCTCAGGTCTGAAGCCCCACCTCCCTAAGGGGGACACCCCCTACCCAGAGGAGGGTGTCCCCACCCTGCAACCCTTCCTCCCACCTCAT ATGGGAAGGGGTGCTTTTGTGGCCTCTTTATCCCTCCCCTCCTTCATGTCCTGGTCTCGGGACAAAAGTGCTCTAAGG GCCTCCAAGCTGGACAAGCAGAGCAGCATGCCAGACAGTGACTATGACAACACAACCAATGACCATGAGATGAAGGACTCTGG ACGTGGGAGGCTGAGGAGCAGTGGCTGGCTGGGGGAGGGCAGCTCCATCCCTGAGCTGGATGACCTGGGGGCAGAACCCGACTCAGCGCTCCCCAGCACTGAGGATGTCATCCGCAAGACGGAGCAGATCACCAAGAACATCCAGGAGCTGCTCCGTGCCGCGCAGGAGAACAAGCACGACAG CTTTATACCATGCTCCGAAAGAATATATGTGGCCGTGACAGAGATGGCCGCTCTCTTTCCCAAG AGGCCCCATTCGGAGATGGTGAGAGGCCCCCTGCGCCTGTTGACGTCTAGCTCTTTCCGGCTCCAGGGTGAGTGTCGGAAGGCAGCGCCCCCCGAGGAAGGCCCAGGGCCCGACCTGCAGCTGGTCACCCAGCAGGTTATCCAGTGTGCCTATGACATTGCCAAAGCTGCCAAGCAGCTTGTCACCATCACCACCAAGGAGAACAGCAACTGA
- the LOC111957525 gene encoding ARF GTPase-activating protein GIT2 isoform X6, which yields MSKRLRNSEVCADCSVPEPRWASVNRGVLICDECCSVHRSLGRHSSQVRHLTHTPWAPTQLQMVQTLYNNGANSIWEHCLLDPMMSGKRKANPQDKVHPNKTEFIKAKYQMLAFVHRMPCRDDDSFTAKDLSKQLHSSVRTGNLETCLRLLSLGAQANFFDPEKGNTPLHVAAKAGQVSQAELLTVYGADPGAPDSNAKTPINYARQAGYHDLADRLVEIQYELTDRLAFYLCGRKPNHKNGQHFIVPQMADSSLDLSELAKAAKKKLQSLSNHLFEELAMDVFDEVDRRETDAVWLATQNHSTLVTETTVVPFLPVNPEYSSTRNQGRQKLARFNAHEFATLVIDILSDSKRRQLGNSTIRPKENVELILKSRSGGDGLDNDQPDYDSVASDEDTDKETLSGKDRTKSLDSDLSDGPVTVQEFLEVKNALSASEAKIQQLMKVNSNLSDELRLMQKKLHSLQSENTSLRRQGPTTHIYQVPISSGSEYTDPSSSSPSAMKRRQSARASRPMSMSIYETGSGLKPHLPKGDTPYPEEGVPTLQPFLPPHMGRGAFVASLSLPSFMSWSRDKSALRASKLDKQSSMPDSDYDNTTNDHEMKDSGRRGRLRSSGWLGEGSSIPELDDLGAEPDSALPSTEDVIRKTEQITKNIQELLRAAQENKHDRPCEGVRRLRHSLGCFSTLVPWAEKAPSPMQPLSLCFPDPASRFIPCSERIYVAVTEMAALFPKRPHSEMVRGPLRLLTSSSFRLQGECRKAAPPEEGPGPDLQLVTQQVIQCAYDIAKAAKQLVTITTKENSN from the exons ATGTCTAAACGATTAAGGAATAGTGAGGTTTGCGCGGATTGCAGTGTCCCAG AGCCTCGCTGGGCCTCTGTGAACAGGGGCGTGCTGATCTGCGACGAGTGCTGTAGTGTTCATCGGAGTCTGGGCAGACACAGCTCCCAAGTGCGTCACCTGACTCACACACCATGGGCTCCTACACAGCTACAA ATGGTTCAGACGTTATACAACAACGGTGCAAATTCGATATGGGAGCACTGTCTACTGGACCCGATGATGAGTGGTAAACGCAAGGCCAACCCTCAGGACAAAGTGCA CCCAAACAAGACAGAGTTCATAAAGGCCAAATACCAAATGCTGGCTTTTGTCCACCGGATGCCTTGTCGAGATGACGACAGCTTCACAGCCAAGGACTTAAGCAAG CAACTTCACTCCAGCGTCCGCACTGGTAACTTGGAGACATGTCTGAGGTTACTCTCTCTTGGAGCCCAGGCCAATTTCTTTGACCCA gaaaaaggAAATACGCCGCTGCATGTGGCTGCAAAGGCAGGGCAGGTGTCTCAGGCAGAGCTGCTGACCGTCTACGGGGCTGACCCCGGCGCCCCCGACTCCAACGCCAAGACCCCCATCAACTATGCAAG GCAAGCTGGCTACCATGACCTGGCTGATAGGCTGGTAGAGATCCAGTATGAACTTACTGACAGACTGGCTTTCTATCTCTGTGGGAGAAAGCCTA ATCATAAAAATGGCCAACACTTCATCGTCCCACAGATGGCCGACAG CAGTTTAGATTTATCAGAACTGGCAAAGGCGGCAAAGAAGAAACTCCAGTCT CTCAGTAATCATTTATTTGAGGAGCTGGCGATGGACGTGTTTGACGAAGTGGACCGAAGGGAGACCGATGCTG TATGGCTGGCGACACAGAACCACAGCACCCTGGTGACAGAGACCACAGTGGTGCCTTTCCTTCCTGTGAACCCAGAGTACTCATCCACACGAAACCAG GGACGGCAAAAGCTTGCGAGATTTAACGCACATGAATTTGCAACTCTTGTCATCGACATATTAAGCGACTCGAAACGTCGACAGCTGGGGAACTCTACGATACGTCCCAAAG AAAACGTTGAACTCATCCTAAAAAGCCGGAGTGGTGGCGATGGTCTGGACAACGACCAACCGGACTACGACAGCGTGGCCTCTGACGAGGACACGGATAAGGAGACACTCTCGGGCAAGGACCGGACCAAG AGTCTGGACTCGGACCTGTCAGACGGGCCTGTCACGGTGCAGGAGTTCCTGGAGGTGAAGAACGCCCTGTCGGCCTCGGAGGCCAAGATCCAGCAGCTGATGAAGGTCAACAGCAACCTGAGCGACGAGCTGCGGCTGATGCAGAAAAAG CTGCATTCTCTGCAAAGCGAGAACACGTCTCTCAGGCGGCAGGGCCCAACCACCCATATCTATCAGGTCCCCATCAGCAGCGGGTCAGAGTACACTGACCCTTCTTCCTCCAGTCCCTCGGCCATGAAGCGCCGGCAGTCGGCGCGGGCCAGCCGGCCCATGTCCATGTCTATTTATGAGACTGGCTCAGGTCTGAAGCCCCACCTCCCTAAGGGGGACACCCCCTACCCAGAGGAGGGTGTCCCCACCCTGCAACCCTTCCTCCCACCTCAT ATGGGAAGGGGTGCTTTTGTGGCCTCTTTATCCCTCCCCTCCTTCATGTCCTGGTCTCGGGACAAAAGTGCTCTAAGG GCCTCCAAGCTGGACAAGCAGAGCAGCATGCCAGACAGTGACTATGACAACACAACCAATGACCATGAGATGAAGGACTCTGG TAGACGTGGGAGGCTGAGGAGCAGTGGCTGGCTGGGGGAGGGCAGCTCCATCCCTGAGCTGGATGACCTGGGGGCAGAACCCGACTCAGCGCTCCCCAGCACTGAGGATGTCATCCGCAAGACGGAGCAGATCACCAAGAACATCCAGGAGCTGCTCCGTGCCGCGCAGGAGAACAAGCACGACAG ACCTTGTGAGGGTGTGCGCCGGCTCAGGCACAGTCTGGGCTGTTTCAGCACCCTGGTGCCCTGGGCTGAGAAGGCCCCCTCTCCCATGCAGCCCCTCAGCCTGTGCTTCCCTGATCCTGCCTCCCG CTTTATACCATGCTCCGAAAGAATATATGTGGCCGTGACAGAGATGGCCGCTCTCTTTCCCAAG AGGCCCCATTCGGAGATGGTGAGAGGCCCCCTGCGCCTGTTGACGTCTAGCTCTTTCCGGCTCCAGGGTGAGTGTCGGAAGGCAGCGCCCCCCGAGGAAGGCCCAGGGCCCGACCTGCAGCTGGTCACCCAGCAGGTTATCCAGTGTGCCTATGACATTGCCAAAGCTGCCAAGCAGCTTGTCACCATCACCACCAAGGAGAACAGCAACTGA
- the LOC111957525 gene encoding ARF GTPase-activating protein GIT2 isoform X3 — translation MSKRLRNSEVCADCSVPEPRWASVNRGVLICDECCSVHRSLGRHSSQVRHLTHTPWAPTQLQMVQTLYNNGANSIWEHCLLDPMMSGKRKANPQDKVHPNKTEFIKAKYQMLAFVHRMPCRDDDSFTAKDLSKQLHSSVRTGNLETCLRLLSLGAQANFFDPEKGNTPLHVAAKAGQVSQAELLTVYGADPGAPDSNAKTPINYARQAGYHDLADRLVEIQYELTDRLAFYLCGRKPNHKNGQHFIVPQMADSLDLSELAKAAKKKLQSLSNHLFEELAMDVFDEVDRRETDAVWLATQNHSTLVTETTVVPFLPVNPEYSSTRNQGRQKLARFNAHEFATLVIDILSDSKRRQLGNSTIRPKENVELILKSRSGGDGLDNDQPDYDSVASDEDTDKETLSGKDRTKSLDSDLSDGPVTVQEFLEVKNALSASEAKIQQLMKVNSNLSDELRLMQKKLHSLQSENTSLRRQGPTTHIYQVPISSGSEYTDPSSSSPSAMKRRQSARASRPMSMSIYETGSGLKPHLPKGDTPYPEEGVPTLQPFLPPHMGRGAFVASLSLPSFMSWSRDKSALRASKLDKQSSMPDSDYDNTTNDHEMKDSGRRGRLRSSGWLGEGSSIPELDDLGAEPDSALPSTEDVIRKTEQITKNIQELLRAAQENKHDSFIPCSERIYVAVTEMAALFPKRPHSEMVRGPLRLLTSSSFRLQGECRKAAPPEEGPGPDLQLVTQQVIQCAYDIAKAAKQLVTITTKENSN, via the exons ATGTCTAAACGATTAAGGAATAGTGAGGTTTGCGCGGATTGCAGTGTCCCAG AGCCTCGCTGGGCCTCTGTGAACAGGGGCGTGCTGATCTGCGACGAGTGCTGTAGTGTTCATCGGAGTCTGGGCAGACACAGCTCCCAAGTGCGTCACCTGACTCACACACCATGGGCTCCTACACAGCTACAA ATGGTTCAGACGTTATACAACAACGGTGCAAATTCGATATGGGAGCACTGTCTACTGGACCCGATGATGAGTGGTAAACGCAAGGCCAACCCTCAGGACAAAGTGCA CCCAAACAAGACAGAGTTCATAAAGGCCAAATACCAAATGCTGGCTTTTGTCCACCGGATGCCTTGTCGAGATGACGACAGCTTCACAGCCAAGGACTTAAGCAAG CAACTTCACTCCAGCGTCCGCACTGGTAACTTGGAGACATGTCTGAGGTTACTCTCTCTTGGAGCCCAGGCCAATTTCTTTGACCCA gaaaaaggAAATACGCCGCTGCATGTGGCTGCAAAGGCAGGGCAGGTGTCTCAGGCAGAGCTGCTGACCGTCTACGGGGCTGACCCCGGCGCCCCCGACTCCAACGCCAAGACCCCCATCAACTATGCAAG GCAAGCTGGCTACCATGACCTGGCTGATAGGCTGGTAGAGATCCAGTATGAACTTACTGACAGACTGGCTTTCTATCTCTGTGGGAGAAAGCCTA ATCATAAAAATGGCCAACACTTCATCGTCCCACAGATGGCCGACAG TTTAGATTTATCAGAACTGGCAAAGGCGGCAAAGAAGAAACTCCAGTCT CTCAGTAATCATTTATTTGAGGAGCTGGCGATGGACGTGTTTGACGAAGTGGACCGAAGGGAGACCGATGCTG TATGGCTGGCGACACAGAACCACAGCACCCTGGTGACAGAGACCACAGTGGTGCCTTTCCTTCCTGTGAACCCAGAGTACTCATCCACACGAAACCAG GGACGGCAAAAGCTTGCGAGATTTAACGCACATGAATTTGCAACTCTTGTCATCGACATATTAAGCGACTCGAAACGTCGACAGCTGGGGAACTCTACGATACGTCCCAAAG AAAACGTTGAACTCATCCTAAAAAGCCGGAGTGGTGGCGATGGTCTGGACAACGACCAACCGGACTACGACAGCGTGGCCTCTGACGAGGACACGGATAAGGAGACACTCTCGGGCAAGGACCGGACCAAG AGTCTGGACTCGGACCTGTCAGACGGGCCTGTCACGGTGCAGGAGTTCCTGGAGGTGAAGAACGCCCTGTCGGCCTCGGAGGCCAAGATCCAGCAGCTGATGAAGGTCAACAGCAACCTGAGCGACGAGCTGCGGCTGATGCAGAAAAAG CTGCATTCTCTGCAAAGCGAGAACACGTCTCTCAGGCGGCAGGGCCCAACCACCCATATCTATCAGGTCCCCATCAGCAGCGGGTCAGAGTACACTGACCCTTCTTCCTCCAGTCCCTCGGCCATGAAGCGCCGGCAGTCGGCGCGGGCCAGCCGGCCCATGTCCATGTCTATTTATGAGACTGGCTCAGGTCTGAAGCCCCACCTCCCTAAGGGGGACACCCCCTACCCAGAGGAGGGTGTCCCCACCCTGCAACCCTTCCTCCCACCTCAT ATGGGAAGGGGTGCTTTTGTGGCCTCTTTATCCCTCCCCTCCTTCATGTCCTGGTCTCGGGACAAAAGTGCTCTAAGG GCCTCCAAGCTGGACAAGCAGAGCAGCATGCCAGACAGTGACTATGACAACACAACCAATGACCATGAGATGAAGGACTCTGG TAGACGTGGGAGGCTGAGGAGCAGTGGCTGGCTGGGGGAGGGCAGCTCCATCCCTGAGCTGGATGACCTGGGGGCAGAACCCGACTCAGCGCTCCCCAGCACTGAGGATGTCATCCGCAAGACGGAGCAGATCACCAAGAACATCCAGGAGCTGCTCCGTGCCGCGCAGGAGAACAAGCACGACAG CTTTATACCATGCTCCGAAAGAATATATGTGGCCGTGACAGAGATGGCCGCTCTCTTTCCCAAG AGGCCCCATTCGGAGATGGTGAGAGGCCCCCTGCGCCTGTTGACGTCTAGCTCTTTCCGGCTCCAGGGTGAGTGTCGGAAGGCAGCGCCCCCCGAGGAAGGCCCAGGGCCCGACCTGCAGCTGGTCACCCAGCAGGTTATCCAGTGTGCCTATGACATTGCCAAAGCTGCCAAGCAGCTTGTCACCATCACCACCAAGGAGAACAGCAACTGA
- the LOC111957525 gene encoding ARF GTPase-activating protein GIT2 isoform X1 yields MSKRLRNSEVCADCSVPEPRWASVNRGVLICDECCSVHRSLGRHSSQVRHLTHTPWAPTQLQMVQTLYNNGANSIWEHCLLDPMMSGKRKANPQDKVHPNKTEFIKAKYQMLAFVHRMPCRDDDSFTAKDLSKQLHSSVRTGNLETCLRLLSLGAQANFFDPEKGNTPLHVAAKAGQVSQAELLTVYGADPGAPDSNAKTPINYARQAGYHDLADRLVEIQYELTDRLAFYLCGRKPNHKNGQHFIVPQMADSSLDLSELAKAAKKKLQSLSNHLFEELAMDVFDEVDRRETDAVWLATQNHSTLVTETTVVPFLPVNPEYSSTRNQGRQKLARFNAHEFATLVIDILSDSKRRQLGNSTIRPKENVELILKSRSGGDGLDNDQPDYDSVASDEDTDKETLSGKDRTKSLDSDLSDGPVTVQEFLEVKNALSASEAKIQQLMKVNSNLSDELRLMQKKLHSLQSENTSLRRQGPTTHIYQVPISSGSEYTDPSSSSPSAMKRRQSARASRPMSMSIYETGSGLKPHLPKGDTPYPEEGVPTLQPFLPPHMGRGAFVASLSLPSFMSWSRDKSALRASKLDKQSSMPDSDYDNTTNDHEMKDSGRRGRLRSSGWLGEGSSIPELDDLGAEPDSALPSTEDVIRKTEQITKNIQELLRAAQENKHDSFIPCSERIYVAVTEMAALFPKRPHSEMVRGPLRLLTSSSFRLQGECRKAAPPEEGPGPDLQLVTQQVIQCAYDIAKAAKQLVTITTKENSN; encoded by the exons ATGTCTAAACGATTAAGGAATAGTGAGGTTTGCGCGGATTGCAGTGTCCCAG AGCCTCGCTGGGCCTCTGTGAACAGGGGCGTGCTGATCTGCGACGAGTGCTGTAGTGTTCATCGGAGTCTGGGCAGACACAGCTCCCAAGTGCGTCACCTGACTCACACACCATGGGCTCCTACACAGCTACAA ATGGTTCAGACGTTATACAACAACGGTGCAAATTCGATATGGGAGCACTGTCTACTGGACCCGATGATGAGTGGTAAACGCAAGGCCAACCCTCAGGACAAAGTGCA CCCAAACAAGACAGAGTTCATAAAGGCCAAATACCAAATGCTGGCTTTTGTCCACCGGATGCCTTGTCGAGATGACGACAGCTTCACAGCCAAGGACTTAAGCAAG CAACTTCACTCCAGCGTCCGCACTGGTAACTTGGAGACATGTCTGAGGTTACTCTCTCTTGGAGCCCAGGCCAATTTCTTTGACCCA gaaaaaggAAATACGCCGCTGCATGTGGCTGCAAAGGCAGGGCAGGTGTCTCAGGCAGAGCTGCTGACCGTCTACGGGGCTGACCCCGGCGCCCCCGACTCCAACGCCAAGACCCCCATCAACTATGCAAG GCAAGCTGGCTACCATGACCTGGCTGATAGGCTGGTAGAGATCCAGTATGAACTTACTGACAGACTGGCTTTCTATCTCTGTGGGAGAAAGCCTA ATCATAAAAATGGCCAACACTTCATCGTCCCACAGATGGCCGACAG CAGTTTAGATTTATCAGAACTGGCAAAGGCGGCAAAGAAGAAACTCCAGTCT CTCAGTAATCATTTATTTGAGGAGCTGGCGATGGACGTGTTTGACGAAGTGGACCGAAGGGAGACCGATGCTG TATGGCTGGCGACACAGAACCACAGCACCCTGGTGACAGAGACCACAGTGGTGCCTTTCCTTCCTGTGAACCCAGAGTACTCATCCACACGAAACCAG GGACGGCAAAAGCTTGCGAGATTTAACGCACATGAATTTGCAACTCTTGTCATCGACATATTAAGCGACTCGAAACGTCGACAGCTGGGGAACTCTACGATACGTCCCAAAG AAAACGTTGAACTCATCCTAAAAAGCCGGAGTGGTGGCGATGGTCTGGACAACGACCAACCGGACTACGACAGCGTGGCCTCTGACGAGGACACGGATAAGGAGACACTCTCGGGCAAGGACCGGACCAAG AGTCTGGACTCGGACCTGTCAGACGGGCCTGTCACGGTGCAGGAGTTCCTGGAGGTGAAGAACGCCCTGTCGGCCTCGGAGGCCAAGATCCAGCAGCTGATGAAGGTCAACAGCAACCTGAGCGACGAGCTGCGGCTGATGCAGAAAAAG CTGCATTCTCTGCAAAGCGAGAACACGTCTCTCAGGCGGCAGGGCCCAACCACCCATATCTATCAGGTCCCCATCAGCAGCGGGTCAGAGTACACTGACCCTTCTTCCTCCAGTCCCTCGGCCATGAAGCGCCGGCAGTCGGCGCGGGCCAGCCGGCCCATGTCCATGTCTATTTATGAGACTGGCTCAGGTCTGAAGCCCCACCTCCCTAAGGGGGACACCCCCTACCCAGAGGAGGGTGTCCCCACCCTGCAACCCTTCCTCCCACCTCAT ATGGGAAGGGGTGCTTTTGTGGCCTCTTTATCCCTCCCCTCCTTCATGTCCTGGTCTCGGGACAAAAGTGCTCTAAGG GCCTCCAAGCTGGACAAGCAGAGCAGCATGCCAGACAGTGACTATGACAACACAACCAATGACCATGAGATGAAGGACTCTGG TAGACGTGGGAGGCTGAGGAGCAGTGGCTGGCTGGGGGAGGGCAGCTCCATCCCTGAGCTGGATGACCTGGGGGCAGAACCCGACTCAGCGCTCCCCAGCACTGAGGATGTCATCCGCAAGACGGAGCAGATCACCAAGAACATCCAGGAGCTGCTCCGTGCCGCGCAGGAGAACAAGCACGACAG CTTTATACCATGCTCCGAAAGAATATATGTGGCCGTGACAGAGATGGCCGCTCTCTTTCCCAAG AGGCCCCATTCGGAGATGGTGAGAGGCCCCCTGCGCCTGTTGACGTCTAGCTCTTTCCGGCTCCAGGGTGAGTGTCGGAAGGCAGCGCCCCCCGAGGAAGGCCCAGGGCCCGACCTGCAGCTGGTCACCCAGCAGGTTATCCAGTGTGCCTATGACATTGCCAAAGCTGCCAAGCAGCTTGTCACCATCACCACCAAGGAGAACAGCAACTGA